In one window of uncultured Acetobacteroides sp. DNA:
- a CDS encoding xanthan lyase yields the protein MKRKNIALLAALLTVSSVYGQQNQLVKEPIKGDFPKGLSGRHIAMWHSHGYYYESKLDRWEWQRARCFSNVEDIGNMPYVVKYLEPMLENAGAVTLIPRERDYQKQRYVVDNDLSTKGGTVTKLGVWKAEHEGYKYKAVLYPHDNPFKMGTHLEAKTSSKGTASLTYKPHMAPTKKGDYAVYISWANTPSNVSDVTYKVYHTGGVSEFVVNQKMYGETWQYLGTFNFDSAHAAVVVSNRSNEKGVVTSDAVRFGGGMGMVARRPSATITDNAKSSSNGAAKAQSVNPDDYEWKTSGVPSYLEASRYYLQAAGIPDSIYSRTKYQNDYNDDYQSRPHWANFLKKHKVPIDLTLAFHTDAGATPNDSIVGTLAIYSTKNGNMSDGRSRQQSGIMGNIIQTQVCNDIKQLHNSKWTKRALRDASYSEASVADAPTLLLELLSHQNLADMTYGLDPRFRFTVARAIYKGMVRYLNGADAPIQPLAPNSLAIEKVKGKTIRLSWKNTADPLEPTANAAKYRIYMRTNDNGFSPKFKEVTGESAEIELPEWGTRYSFKVTGVNDGGESFATEQLSACLFNNSQKPALIVNGFTRISAPKSFDLGAKAGFEWWEDEGVADGMEPTFLGYQQNYNRNEPWLDDDNTGWGSSGVEWWGNTEHGNTHDFTHTQGASYQKWGISYVSTSRSAFESSTTVTPYRFIDVLFGEQRTVKNFREERDSFAVFTPKMVEALDKAVGKNIPLLLSGAYIGTDMVEQKDSSAIKFAADKLGFRWMTNHASNTGVVYSTDNAKPYIKGTWNFNGSTLTPEELNGSSLRIEAPDAIEPTDKAIRIMRYRDTQTSAGTLLKSNGSKVVVLGFPLEAISSEAAKNSLMKQIFTFFGVDFKK from the coding sequence ATGAAAAGAAAAAACATAGCCTTGCTTGCTGCACTGCTCACCGTATCGTCCGTATACGGGCAGCAGAACCAGCTGGTAAAAGAACCTATCAAAGGCGATTTCCCCAAGGGGCTATCGGGGAGGCACATCGCCATGTGGCACAGCCACGGATACTACTACGAATCGAAGCTCGACCGATGGGAGTGGCAGCGCGCCCGCTGCTTCAGCAACGTGGAGGACATCGGCAACATGCCCTACGTGGTGAAGTACCTGGAGCCGATGCTCGAGAATGCGGGTGCGGTGACGCTTATTCCCCGCGAACGCGACTACCAGAAGCAGAGGTATGTTGTAGACAACGACCTATCCACTAAGGGCGGAACCGTCACCAAGCTGGGCGTCTGGAAGGCAGAGCACGAGGGCTACAAGTACAAGGCCGTGCTCTACCCCCACGACAACCCTTTCAAGATGGGAACCCACCTCGAAGCAAAGACCTCGTCAAAGGGTACGGCCAGCCTCACCTACAAGCCCCACATGGCGCCCACCAAAAAGGGCGACTACGCGGTGTACATCTCGTGGGCCAACACCCCCAGCAACGTCAGCGACGTAACCTACAAGGTGTACCACACCGGAGGCGTTTCGGAGTTCGTTGTTAACCAAAAGATGTACGGAGAAACGTGGCAGTACCTCGGCACCTTTAACTTCGATAGCGCACATGCCGCCGTGGTAGTGTCGAACAGGAGCAACGAAAAGGGAGTGGTTACCTCCGATGCGGTTCGCTTTGGTGGAGGCATGGGCATGGTTGCCCGCCGCCCATCGGCTACTATCACCGATAACGCAAAATCCAGCTCCAACGGGGCCGCCAAGGCCCAATCGGTAAACCCCGACGACTACGAATGGAAGACCAGCGGCGTGCCCAGCTACCTCGAGGCCTCGCGCTACTACCTGCAGGCCGCCGGTATCCCCGACAGCATCTACAGCCGTACCAAGTACCAGAACGACTACAACGACGACTACCAGAGCCGTCCCCATTGGGCCAACTTCCTCAAGAAGCATAAGGTGCCCATCGACCTAACGCTGGCCTTCCACACCGACGCCGGAGCGACCCCCAACGACTCGATTGTGGGTACGCTGGCCATCTACAGCACCAAGAACGGCAACATGAGCGATGGCCGCAGCCGCCAGCAAAGCGGAATCATGGGCAACATCATCCAAACCCAGGTGTGCAACGACATCAAGCAGCTGCACAACTCGAAGTGGACCAAGCGCGCCCTCCGCGATGCCTCGTACAGCGAAGCCTCCGTTGCCGACGCCCCTACCCTGCTCCTCGAGCTGCTATCGCACCAGAACTTGGCCGACATGACCTACGGGCTCGACCCCCGCTTCCGCTTCACCGTTGCCCGCGCCATCTACAAGGGCATGGTACGCTACCTAAACGGTGCCGATGCCCCCATTCAGCCGCTTGCGCCCAATAGCCTAGCAATTGAAAAGGTAAAGGGAAAGACCATTCGCCTTTCGTGGAAGAATACCGCCGATCCGCTAGAGCCCACCGCCAACGCCGCCAAGTACCGCATCTACATGCGCACCAACGACAACGGATTCTCGCCCAAATTCAAGGAGGTAACCGGCGAATCGGCAGAAATAGAGCTACCCGAATGGGGCACGCGCTACTCGTTTAAGGTTACCGGCGTCAACGATGGTGGCGAAAGCTTCGCCACCGAGCAGCTGTCGGCATGCCTCTTCAACAACAGCCAGAAGCCAGCGCTAATTGTCAACGGCTTTACCCGCATATCGGCCCCAAAATCGTTCGACCTAGGCGCAAAAGCAGGGTTCGAATGGTGGGAAGATGAGGGCGTAGCCGATGGCATGGAGCCAACCTTCCTTGGGTATCAGCAAAACTATAACCGCAACGAGCCTTGGCTCGACGACGACAACACCGGATGGGGCTCATCGGGTGTCGAATGGTGGGGTAATACCGAGCACGGCAACACCCACGACTTTACCCATACTCAGGGAGCATCCTACCAAAAATGGGGAATCTCGTACGTCTCTACTAGCCGTAGCGCCTTCGAGAGCAGCACTACCGTTACGCCATACCGATTTATCGATGTACTCTTTGGCGAGCAACGCACCGTTAAGAACTTTAGGGAAGAGCGCGACAGCTTTGCCGTATTCACCCCCAAAATGGTGGAAGCACTTGACAAAGCTGTAGGCAAGAACATCCCCCTACTCCTATCGGGAGCCTACATCGGCACCGATATGGTTGAGCAAAAAGATTCCTCAGCCATTAAGTTTGCCGCCGACAAGCTTGGCTTCAGGTGGATGACCAACCATGCTAGCAATACCGGAGTCGTATATTCTACCGATAATGCAAAACCATACATCAAAGGGACATGGAATTTCAACGGTTCAACCCTAACGCCCGAAGAGCTCAACGGTAGCAGCCTTCGCATCGAAGCACCCGATGCCATCGAACCCACAGATAAAGCAATCCGCATTATGCGCTACCGCGATACGCAAACCAGCGCAGGAACGCTGCTAAAATCGAATGGTAGTAAGGTTGTTGTACTAGGTTTCCCACTCGAAGCAATATCTTCAGAAGCTGCGAAGAATTCGCTGATGAAGCAGATATTTACATTTTTCGGAGTCGATTTCAAAAAGTAA
- a CDS encoding TrkH family potassium uptake protein yields MRLFVIVRYVSMGLLLNAVFMLIATTVSTLNHFDAGFFPLLLSFLVTTAMGAFPLIFVPVYRDISLKESYVIVAFSWLLCCAIGMLPYLLWGGEFSVTKAWFESVSGYTTTGATSLANIDALPLSIRFWRSSTQWIGGGGVVLFALVVLPSLGKVHANLSKIEMSSLSKLNVSKGVFGSLRTILVVYIILTVLQAILLYLSGLSVVDAIAYSFSTISTGGFAMSNSNIIGINNSVAEVIIFIFMVVSGLNFSLIFASFMRREVSVFKSGVAKIYLLSILIGALVLSVGLRLSTYTGWADSFKHAFFQVASLASSTGFYNANTSLWPPFAIMLLILFMMQAGCAGSTSGGIKVDRVVLFGNTIKTQIKRLQHPNAVIPVRIGKTIIADEVVSSSLLFIVFYVMIIFLSTVVLGMFGLDILSSFSASAACMGNVGPGFGLVGTMGNYGSLPDFSMWWLTLLMLLGRLEIYGLLMIVFIRSWK; encoded by the coding sequence ATGAGACTTTTTGTTATCGTTAGGTATGTATCGATGGGATTACTGCTTAATGCAGTTTTCATGCTTATTGCAACTACTGTATCTACTTTAAATCATTTTGATGCGGGATTTTTTCCTTTGCTGCTCAGCTTTTTGGTTACTACGGCGATGGGGGCTTTCCCTTTGATATTTGTTCCTGTTTATCGTGATATTAGCCTAAAGGAAAGTTACGTTATTGTAGCCTTTTCGTGGCTTCTTTGTTGTGCTATTGGTATGCTACCCTACTTGCTGTGGGGTGGTGAGTTTTCTGTAACAAAGGCATGGTTCGAAAGCGTTTCGGGCTATACAACCACAGGTGCTACCTCGTTGGCAAACATTGATGCCTTACCGTTAAGCATTCGTTTTTGGAGATCCTCGACCCAGTGGATTGGTGGAGGTGGCGTTGTCCTTTTTGCGTTGGTAGTTCTTCCTTCGCTGGGCAAGGTACATGCTAACCTATCTAAGATAGAGATGTCGTCGCTATCGAAGTTGAACGTTTCTAAAGGGGTGTTTGGGTCTCTACGCACGATTCTTGTGGTCTACATCATCTTAACGGTTCTTCAAGCGATACTCCTATACTTGTCGGGACTTAGCGTTGTTGATGCTATCGCTTACTCGTTTAGTACCATATCAACAGGCGGATTTGCAATGAGCAATAGCAATATAATTGGTATTAATAACTCCGTTGCCGAGGTAATCATCTTTATCTTCATGGTTGTTTCGGGGCTAAACTTTAGCCTGATATTCGCTTCTTTTATGCGGAGGGAGGTCTCTGTATTTAAGTCGGGTGTGGCAAAAATTTATCTGCTTTCTATTTTGATAGGGGCTTTGGTTTTATCTGTAGGGCTTCGGTTATCGACCTATACGGGATGGGCTGATTCTTTTAAGCATGCCTTTTTTCAGGTTGCATCGTTGGCTTCCTCAACAGGTTTTTATAATGCCAACACTTCGCTATGGCCACCGTTTGCTATAATGCTGCTCATCCTTTTTATGATGCAGGCCGGTTGTGCGGGGTCAACATCGGGCGGAATTAAGGTGGATAGGGTTGTGCTTTTTGGCAATACCATCAAAACTCAGATAAAGCGACTTCAGCATCCCAATGCGGTTATCCCTGTTCGCATAGGGAAAACCATCATTGCAGATGAGGTGGTAAGCTCCTCGTTGTTGTTCATCGTTTTTTACGTCATGATTATCTTCTTGTCGACGGTTGTCTTAGGAATGTTTGGCCTCGATATCCTTAGCTCATTTTCGGCATCAGCGGCGTGTATGGGCAATGTGGGACCTGGCTTTGGGCTAGTTGGCACAATGGGGAATTATGGCAGCCTACCCGATTTCTCGATGTGGTGGCTAACTCTTCTGATGCTACTTGGCAGGCTCGAGATATATGGTTTGCTGATGATAGTTTTTATTCGTTCGTGGAAGTAA
- a CDS encoding MCP four helix bundle domain-containing protein, producing the protein MGIKSKMLAGFVVIGLLLFLSGAITLFEVNSMGNSVQGMLNDNLRSIEVSKQMVGALNQINQGVLLAINGKSEGAIKAIDDGEKLFERSYSAALNNLTIEGEEHYVKAIDSSYRMFKMQVDSAVLSSNAKNIDWYFAVLMPNQNQLIRAVDSLMAVNQKAIYQNVKQMKTGANRAMMPGLIAIGVGIVFVFLFNYFVNIFFVTPITRISQGVENYVKHAIPFRVKVDTKDELERLKNSVEKLIIQNKSNKIED; encoded by the coding sequence ATGGGGATTAAATCTAAAATGCTAGCCGGTTTTGTTGTAATAGGATTGCTGCTTTTCCTCTCAGGTGCAATTACCCTTTTTGAGGTAAATAGTATGGGCAATTCAGTGCAGGGTATGCTAAATGATAATCTTCGATCAATTGAAGTCTCAAAACAGATGGTTGGCGCATTGAACCAAATTAATCAGGGGGTTCTCCTTGCTATTAATGGTAAGTCGGAGGGGGCAATAAAGGCCATTGATGATGGTGAAAAGCTTTTTGAAAGATCCTATAGTGCTGCTTTGAATAATCTTACAATTGAAGGAGAAGAACATTACGTTAAGGCAATAGATAGCAGCTATAGAATGTTTAAGATGCAGGTGGATAGTGCTGTTTTAAGTTCAAATGCCAAAAATATTGATTGGTATTTTGCTGTTCTTATGCCTAATCAAAATCAACTTATTAGAGCAGTCGATAGTTTGATGGCGGTTAATCAAAAAGCTATATATCAAAATGTCAAACAAATGAAAACAGGAGCGAACAGAGCTATGATGCCTGGTCTTATAGCCATTGGGGTAGGGATCGTTTTTGTTTTCCTTTTCAACTATTTTGTCAACATCTTTTTTGTTACTCCGATAACTCGAATTTCTCAAGGTGTTGAGAATTACGTAAAACATGCTATCCCTTTTAGGGTTAAGGTTGATACCAAAGATGAACTTGAGCGGCTGAAAAATTCGGTTGAAAAACTCATAATTCAAAACAAATCAAATAAGATAGAAGACTAA
- a CDS encoding RNA polymerase sigma factor has translation MSDKDLIEQTLNGDNSHFRHLVDKYKQQVQRTCYGFTQSLPDAEDIAQEVFIEVFESLGSFRHESKFSTWIYRIAVNKSLNHLRKQKRRLIMQSLEDLLIGKGKADTGEYIDDHRLPDDFTDPDENLKRLKLALNELPNNQRVAITLFTYQQLSYKQISEIMNISISSVESLIFRSKRNLRRILVAKSNY, from the coding sequence ATGTCAGATAAAGACCTTATAGAACAAACACTTAACGGAGACAATTCTCACTTCAGGCATCTTGTAGATAAGTACAAGCAACAGGTGCAGCGGACCTGCTATGGCTTTACGCAATCGCTTCCCGATGCTGAGGATATTGCTCAGGAGGTGTTTATCGAAGTATTTGAATCGCTTGGATCTTTTCGACATGAGTCGAAATTTAGCACTTGGATTTACCGGATAGCAGTAAACAAATCGCTAAATCATCTGAGAAAGCAGAAACGAAGGCTGATAATGCAAAGCCTCGAAGACCTGCTGATTGGGAAAGGAAAGGCTGATACAGGGGAATACATAGATGACCATCGACTACCAGATGACTTTACCGATCCCGATGAAAACCTCAAAAGATTAAAACTAGCCCTTAACGAGCTACCGAACAACCAGAGAGTTGCAATCACGTTATTCACCTATCAGCAACTTTCATACAAGCAAATCTCCGAGATTATGAATATTTCAATATCATCGGTAGAATCGCTTATATTTCGATCAAAACGAAATCTTAGAAGGATTTTGGTGGCAAAGTCTAATTATTAG
- a CDS encoding pyruvoyl-dependent arginine decarboxylase translates to MTNLSSTQELQGIVVGNRIPKDYFVTKGHGESDITVHAGSYHLALKQANIETFNIMTYSSIMPSIATEVPQPAKITHGSVVESIMAVATTSKGERASAGIIYGWLYDRKTNERHGGLVCEHNGNYEVEEIEKLLRLSLDELYYNGFSEDFRLEDICINIESFVPEKKYGTALVAICFTSYLYPVIKG, encoded by the coding sequence ATGACAAACCTTAGCTCAACACAAGAACTACAAGGAATCGTAGTTGGAAACCGGATTCCAAAAGACTACTTCGTTACCAAAGGACACGGAGAAAGTGACATAACTGTTCACGCTGGCTCATATCACCTAGCTTTAAAACAGGCAAACATAGAGACGTTTAATATCATGACTTACTCGTCGATTATGCCTAGCATAGCCACAGAGGTACCACAACCTGCCAAAATTACCCACGGCTCCGTTGTTGAATCGATTATGGCTGTTGCAACTACTAGTAAGGGCGAGCGCGCTTCTGCCGGTATCATCTACGGTTGGTTATACGACCGCAAAACAAATGAACGCCATGGGGGTCTCGTGTGTGAACACAACGGCAACTATGAGGTTGAGGAAATAGAAAAGCTACTTAGACTAAGCCTTGACGAACTTTACTATAACGGATTCTCAGAAGATTTCCGTTTAGAAGACATCTGCATTAACATCGAAAGCTTCGTTCCAGAAAAAAAATACGGAACCGCACTTGTTGCGATTTGCTTTACGTCCTACCTCTACCCTGTAATCAAGGGTTAA
- a CDS encoding deoxyhypusine synthase, which translates to MEKKDLLKQVIKHVDIKSFDASPIINSMREMSFSSRETANAADIFNMMIAENGCTNILTIAGSTSAAGCMQVYVDLVKHNMIDTVVSTGASIVDMDFFEALGYKHYRGTQFIDDKFLRDNYVDRIYDTYIDEEELQSCDSTIKIIADSLEPRPYSSREFIYEMGKYLSKNAVKKESLIQTCYEHNVPIFVPAFSDCSAGFGLVMHQVERMKEGKPYVTIDSVADFRELTDIKIAAKTTGLFMVGGGVPKNFAQDTVVCAECLGVDASMHKYAVLITVADVRDGACSSSTLKEASSWGKVDTVYEQMVYAEATTVLPLIGSYVFHKGDWKNREPKNWTKIFQK; encoded by the coding sequence ATGGAAAAGAAAGATCTTCTTAAACAAGTTATAAAGCACGTCGATATAAAATCGTTTGATGCTAGCCCAATCATCAATTCAATGAGAGAAATGTCGTTCTCTTCGAGAGAAACTGCCAATGCAGCCGACATCTTCAACATGATGATTGCCGAAAATGGATGCACCAACATCCTTACCATTGCAGGTTCGACTTCTGCTGCCGGTTGCATGCAGGTGTACGTTGACCTTGTAAAGCACAACATGATTGACACCGTTGTTTCGACCGGTGCATCGATTGTAGACATGGACTTCTTCGAAGCGCTTGGCTACAAGCACTACCGAGGAACCCAGTTTATCGACGATAAGTTTCTACGCGACAACTATGTTGACCGTATTTACGACACCTATATTGATGAAGAGGAACTGCAATCTTGTGATTCAACCATCAAGATTATTGCTGATAGCCTAGAGCCTCGCCCCTACTCTTCGCGCGAGTTTATCTACGAAATGGGCAAGTACCTTTCGAAGAATGCCGTTAAGAAGGAGTCGCTTATTCAAACTTGCTACGAGCATAACGTGCCTATCTTCGTTCCAGCATTCTCTGACTGCTCGGCAGGATTCGGTTTAGTAATGCACCAGGTTGAACGCATGAAGGAAGGCAAACCTTACGTTACTATTGACTCGGTTGCCGACTTCCGTGAGCTTACCGACATTAAGATTGCGGCTAAGACTACCGGTCTATTCATGGTTGGTGGTGGAGTTCCTAAGAACTTCGCACAGGATACCGTAGTTTGTGCAGAGTGCCTTGGGGTAGATGCATCGATGCACAAGTATGCAGTGCTTATTACCGTTGCTGATGTTCGCGATGGCGCTTGCTCGTCGTCGACACTTAAGGAAGCATCGTCGTGGGGTAAGGTTGATACCGTGTACGAACAAATGGTTTACGCAGAAGCGACCACTGTTCTACCACTTATTGGAAGCTACGTATTTCATAAAGGTGACTGGAAAAATCGTGAGCCAAAGAATTGGACTAAGATTTTCCAAAAGTAG
- a CDS encoding bacteriohemerythrin, which yields MNKDLYIFIKWSDADYSVGIKTIDDQHKELIKYINQIYQSILDRNTKEVTIDVLGKLEDYAKFHFGFEEKIFSQIGYEFTEEHIAEHRAFTDKIKHFKDGMAKGHDVIFSITNYLRDWLRIHIQKEDRKYAPEFQKLGME from the coding sequence ATGAATAAAGACTTGTACATTTTTATCAAGTGGTCCGATGCCGATTACTCTGTAGGAATAAAAACTATCGACGATCAGCATAAGGAGCTCATCAAGTACATCAACCAAATCTATCAGTCAATACTCGATCGCAACACCAAGGAGGTTACCATCGATGTGCTCGGTAAGTTGGAGGATTACGCTAAGTTTCACTTCGGGTTCGAGGAGAAAATCTTCAGCCAGATCGGCTACGAGTTTACCGAGGAGCATATCGCCGAGCATCGTGCTTTCACCGACAAGATAAAGCACTTTAAGGACGGTATGGCTAAGGGGCACGATGTCATCTTCAGCATAACCAACTACCTGCGCGACTGGCTACGTATTCATATCCAGAAAGAGGATAGAAAGTACGCCCCAGAGTTTCAAAAGTTAGGAATGGAATAG
- a CDS encoding iron-containing alcohol dehydrogenase, whose translation MNNFQFYNPVKIEFGKGAVEKLSSHIPAGSKVMVTYGGGSIKSNGVYDAVFKALSGFSVVEFGGIEPNPAYETLIQAVELARREKVDFLLAVGGGSVVDGTKFIAAAIPFVGDPWNILVKHAKVDSAVALGAVLTLPATGSEMNSGAVISKRATKEKYAFGSPYTFPKFSILDPEYTYSLPKAQIANGTIDAFIHVMEQYMTYPAAGLVQDRWAEGLLQSLIELGPKALENPTDYDVRSNLMWAATMALNGIIVVGMPSDWATHMIGHELTALHGLAHGVTLAIILPSMLDVMFEEKKEKLAQYAERVWGITSGSADEKARAAIAKTEEFFRSMGVPTHLKEYGIGDESFQTICTRFTERGWTAMGERQALTPERVLEVLKKSL comes from the coding sequence ATGAACAACTTTCAGTTTTACAATCCTGTAAAGATTGAGTTTGGCAAGGGTGCTGTCGAGAAGCTTAGCAGCCACATCCCCGCAGGCTCAAAGGTGATGGTCACCTACGGAGGTGGAAGCATCAAGTCGAACGGTGTGTACGATGCAGTGTTTAAAGCCCTTTCAGGTTTCTCGGTTGTCGAGTTTGGTGGCATCGAGCCCAACCCTGCATACGAGACTTTGATTCAGGCAGTGGAGCTTGCCCGTCGCGAAAAGGTCGATTTCCTCCTTGCAGTAGGAGGTGGGTCGGTGGTCGACGGCACTAAGTTTATTGCAGCCGCCATTCCTTTTGTTGGAGATCCTTGGAATATTCTTGTAAAGCATGCTAAGGTCGACTCAGCGGTTGCTCTTGGCGCCGTACTTACGCTTCCCGCTACCGGATCCGAGATGAACTCCGGTGCAGTAATCTCTAAGCGCGCCACAAAGGAGAAGTATGCCTTTGGATCGCCCTATACTTTCCCTAAGTTTTCGATTCTCGACCCCGAGTATACCTATTCGCTGCCCAAAGCTCAGATTGCCAACGGTACCATCGATGCTTTCATCCACGTAATGGAGCAGTACATGACCTATCCTGCAGCTGGGTTGGTGCAAGATCGCTGGGCCGAAGGTTTACTTCAGTCTCTCATCGAGCTAGGTCCAAAAGCCCTCGAAAACCCAACCGATTACGACGTGCGTTCGAACCTAATGTGGGCTGCAACCATGGCGCTCAACGGCATTATCGTTGTTGGCATGCCTTCCGATTGGGCTACCCACATGATAGGACACGAGCTCACCGCCTTACATGGGCTTGCCCACGGCGTAACGCTGGCTATCATTCTTCCATCCATGCTCGATGTGATGTTCGAGGAGAAGAAGGAGAAGCTAGCTCAGTATGCCGAGCGCGTATGGGGCATTACCAGCGGCTCTGCCGACGAAAAGGCTCGTGCAGCAATCGCTAAGACCGAAGAGTTCTTCCGATCGATGGGCGTACCAACGCATCTCAAGGAGTACGGCATTGGCGACGAAAGCTTCCAGACCATTTGCACCCGCTTCACCGAGCGTGGATGGACCGCCATGGGCGAACGTCAGGCGCTAACGCCAGAACGCGTTCTCGAAGTTTTAAAGAAGAGCTTGTAA